In a genomic window of Erinaceus europaeus chromosome 12, mEriEur2.1, whole genome shotgun sequence:
- the PNPO gene encoding pyridoxine-5'-phosphate oxidase, with translation MTFRLRGVTVTFLRPAEWTHYLHHLCRHSAVMDLGPMRKSYRGDRETFEEAQLTSLDPMEQFAAWFKEAAQCPDIQEANAMCLASCTRDGKPSARMLLLKGFGKDGFRFFTNFESRKGKELDSNPFASLVFYWEPLNRQVRVEGSVKKLPEEEAKSYFHSRPKSSQIGAVVSRQSSVIPDREYLRKKNQELEQLYQDQEIPKPSYWGGYVLYPQVIEFWQGQTNRLHDRIVFRRGLVTGDSAMEPMTHRGKEDWFYERLAP, from the exons ATGACGTTCAGGCTGCGGGGTGTCACCGTGACATTCCTGCGACCGGCCGAGTGGACCCACTATCTCCACCACCTGTGCAGGCACAGCGCCGTCATGGACCTGGGACCCATGCGCAAGAGTTACCGCGGGGACCGAGAG ACATTTGAAGAGGCTCAGCTGACCTCTCTGGACCCCATGGAGCAGTTTGCAGCCTGGTTCAAGGAGGCTGCTCAATGTCCTGACATACAAGAAGCCAATGCCATGTGTCTAGCTAGCTGTACAAG AGACGGGAAGCCCTCTGCCCGCATGCTGCTGCTGAAGGGCTTCGGCAAGGATGGCTTCCGATTCTTCACTAACTTCGAGAGTCGAAAGGGAAAAGAGCTG GACTCAAATCCATTTGCTTCGCTTGTCTTCTACTGGGAACCCCTAAACCGTCAG GTGCGTGTGGAGGGCTCTGTGAAGAAGCTGCCTGAGGAGGAGGCCAAGAGCTACTTCCACTCTCGCCCCAAAAGCAGCCAGATTGGGGCTGTGGTCAGTCGCCAGAGCTCTGTGATCCCTGATCGGGAG TAtctgagaaagaaaaatcaggaaCTGGAGCAGCTCTACCAGGATCAAGAGATACCAAAGCCAAGTTACTG GGGCGGCTATGTCCTATACCCACAGGTGATAGAGTTCTGGCAAGGTCAAACCAACCGACTACATGACCGGATTGTCTTTCGGAGGGGTCTGGTGACAGGAGACTCCGCCATGGAGCCCATGACCCACCGAGGGAAAGAAGACTGGTTCTATGAGAGACttgccccctga